In Macrotis lagotis isolate mMagLag1 chromosome 8, bilby.v1.9.chrom.fasta, whole genome shotgun sequence, a single genomic region encodes these proteins:
- the DUSP7 gene encoding dual specificity protein phosphatase 7 translates to MKNRAPAPMAVAMPCKSAEWLQEELESGGGASLLLLDCRPHELFESSHIETAINLAIPGLMLRRLKKGNLPIRSIIPNHEDKERFAKRCKAATVLLYDEATADWQAEPGAPSSVLGLLLQKLRDDGCQAYYLKGGFNKFQTEYSEHCETSLDSSSPSNSPPASVLGLGGLRISSDCSDGESDREPGSATESDGSPLPSNQPAFPVQILPYLYLGCAKDSTNLDVLGKYGIKYILNVTPNLPNMFEHGGEFKYKQIPISDHWSQNLSQFFPEAITFIDEARSNKCGILVHCLAGISRSVTVTVAYLMQKLNLSLNDAYDFVKRKKSNISPNFNFMGQLLDFERTLGLSSPCDNRVPSEQLYFTTPTNHNLFQLNTLEST, encoded by the exons ATGAAAAATCGGGCCCCGGCGCCCATGGCGGTGGCGATGCCCTGCAAGAGCGCCGAGTGGCTGCAGGAGGAGCTGGAGTCGGGCGGCGGCGCCTCGCTGCTGCTGCTGGACTGCCGGCCGCACGAGCTCTTCGAGTCGTCCCACATCGAGACGGCCATCAACCTGGCCATCCCGGGCCTCATGCTGCGCCGCCTCAAGAAGGGCAACCTGCCCATCCGCTCCATCATCCCCAACCACGAGGACAAGGAGCGCTTCGCCAAGCGCTGCAAGGCGGCCACCGTGCTGCTGTACGACGAGGCCACGGCCGACTGGCAGGCCGAGCCCGGCGCGCCCAGCTCCGTGCTGGGGCTGCTGCTGCAGAAGCTGCGCGACGACGGCTGCCAGGCCTACTACCTCAAAG gTGGCTTCAACAAGTTTCAGACTGAGTACTCAGAGCACTGTGAGACCAGCTTGGATAGTTCCTCTCCCAGCAACTCGCCCCCAGCCTCTGTGCTGGGCCTGGGCGGCCTTCGAATCAGCTCCGACTGCTCCGACGGGGAATCTGATCGAGAGCCCGGCAGTGCCACTGAGTCAGACGgcagccccctcccctccaacCAGCCAGCCTTCCCCGTCCAGATCCTGCCCTACTTGTATCTAGGTTGTGCCAAGGACTCCACCAACCTGGATGTCCTGGGGAAGTATGGGATCAAGTACATCCTGAATGTGACGCCCAACCTGCCCAACATGTTTGAGCATGGCGGGGAGTTCAAGTATAAACAGATCCCCATCTCTGATCACTGGAGTCAGAATCTCTCCCAGTTCTTTCCTGAAGCCATCACATTCATCG ATGAGGCTCGCTCCAACAAGTGTGGGATCCTGGTGCACTGTCTGGCAGGCATCAGCCGCTCTGTCACCGTCACCGTGGCTTACCTGATGCAGAAACTGAATCTGTCTCTGAATGATGCCTATGACTTTGTAAAGAGGAAAAAGTCCAACATCTCGCCAAACTTCAATTTCATGGGACAGCTGCTGGACTTTGAGAGGACCCTGGGCCTCAGCAGCCCCTGTGACAATCGCGTCCCCAGTGAGCAGCTCTACTTCACAACGCCCACCAATCACAACCTTTTCCAGCTCAACACTCTTGAGTCCACATGA